A single genomic interval of Streptomyces graminofaciens harbors:
- the cofD gene encoding 2-phospho-L-lactate transferase has translation MRIVVLAGGIGGARFLRGLKQAAPDADITVIGNTGDDIHLFGLKVCPDLDTVMYTLGGGINEEQGWGRADETFHLKEELAAYGVGPEWFGLGDRDFATHIVRTQMIGAGYPLSAVTEALCDRWKPGVRLIPMTDDRVETHVAVEEDGERRAIHFQEYWVRLRAAVPAEAIVPVGAEQAKPAPGVLEAIAAADVILFPPSNPVVSVGTILAVPGIREAIAEAGVPVVGLSPIVGDAPVRGMADKVLAAVGVESTAAAVAEHYGSGLLDGWLVDTVDAATVERVEAAGIRCRAVPLMMTDLEATAAMAREALALAEEVRAI, from the coding sequence ATGCGCATTGTGGTTCTGGCAGGCGGCATCGGCGGTGCCCGGTTCCTGCGCGGCCTGAAGCAGGCCGCGCCGGACGCGGACATCACGGTCATCGGCAACACCGGGGACGACATCCACCTCTTCGGGCTGAAGGTCTGCCCCGACCTCGACACGGTGATGTACACGCTCGGTGGCGGCATCAACGAGGAGCAGGGCTGGGGCCGGGCCGACGAGACCTTCCATCTCAAGGAGGAGCTCGCGGCGTACGGCGTCGGGCCCGAGTGGTTCGGGCTCGGCGACCGGGACTTCGCCACGCACATCGTGCGGACGCAGATGATCGGCGCCGGTTATCCGCTCAGCGCGGTCACGGAGGCGCTGTGCGACCGGTGGAAGCCCGGCGTCCGGCTCATCCCCATGACCGACGACCGCGTGGAGACCCATGTCGCCGTCGAGGAGGACGGCGAGCGCAGGGCGATCCACTTCCAGGAGTACTGGGTACGGCTGCGGGCCGCCGTGCCGGCCGAGGCGATCGTGCCCGTCGGCGCCGAGCAGGCCAAGCCCGCGCCCGGCGTCCTGGAGGCCATCGCCGCGGCGGACGTCATTCTCTTCCCGCCGTCCAACCCCGTCGTCTCCGTCGGCACGATCCTCGCCGTGCCCGGTATCCGTGAGGCCATCGCCGAGGCGGGGGTGCCGGTCGTCGGCCTCTCCCCCATCGTCGGGGACGCGCCCGTGCGCGGCATGGCCGACAAGGTGCTGGCCGCCGTCGGCGTCGAGTCCACGGCCGCCGCGGTCGCCGAGCACTACGGCTCCGGGCTGCTCGACGGCTGGCTCGTCGACACCGTGGACGCGGCCACCGTGGAGCGCGTCGAGGCCGCGGGGATCCGGTGCCGGGCCGTGCCCCTGATGATGACGGACCTGGAGGCGACGGCGGCCATGGCGCGTGAGGCCCTGGCGCTGGCCGAGGAGGTGCGGGCGATTTGA
- a CDS encoding coenzyme F420-0:L-glutamate ligase, giving the protein MSGESTASKDEFTGSSDEVTGSSGESTQTGAAGGAPEYRVWAPPGIPEVQQGDDLAKLIAAAEPGLADGDVLLVTSKIVSKAEGRIVEATDREAAIDAETVRVVARRGALRIVENRQGLVMAAAGVDASNTPAGTVLLLPEDPDASARAVRDGIRDILGVEVGVVVTDTFGRPWRSGLTDVAIGAAGVRVLDDLRGGTDAYGNPLSATVVATADELAAAGDLVKGKAGGRPVAVVRGLAHVVAEDHGEGTRALVRGAADDMFRLGTSEAVRLAVTQRRTVRAFTDEPVDPGAVRRAVAAAVTAPAPHHTTPWRFVLLESEESRVRLLDAMRDAWITDLRRDGKSEESIAKRVRRGDVLRHAPYLVVPCLVMDGSHTYGDPRRDAAEREMFVVAAGAGVQNFLVALAGERLGSAWVSSTMFCRDVVREVLGLPEGWDPMGAVAVGRPAEEPRARSERDAGAFIEVR; this is encoded by the coding sequence TTGAGCGGCGAGTCCACCGCTTCGAAGGACGAGTTCACCGGTTCGAGTGACGAGGTCACCGGTTCGAGCGGTGAGTCGACGCAGACGGGGGCCGCGGGTGGTGCTCCCGAGTACCGGGTCTGGGCGCCGCCCGGGATTCCCGAGGTGCAGCAGGGGGACGACCTCGCCAAGCTGATCGCCGCCGCCGAGCCGGGGCTGGCCGACGGGGACGTGCTCCTCGTCACCTCGAAGATCGTGTCCAAGGCCGAGGGGCGGATCGTCGAGGCCACCGACCGGGAGGCCGCGATCGACGCCGAGACCGTACGGGTCGTGGCGCGGCGCGGAGCACTGCGGATCGTGGAGAACCGGCAGGGGCTCGTGATGGCCGCCGCCGGGGTCGACGCCTCCAACACCCCTGCCGGGACGGTGCTGCTGCTGCCCGAGGACCCCGACGCCTCCGCCCGGGCCGTCCGGGACGGCATCAGGGACATCCTCGGGGTCGAGGTCGGGGTCGTGGTCACGGACACCTTCGGGCGGCCCTGGCGGTCCGGGCTGACCGACGTCGCCATCGGTGCGGCGGGCGTGCGCGTACTGGACGACCTGCGGGGCGGGACGGACGCGTACGGCAATCCGCTCAGCGCGACGGTCGTCGCGACCGCCGACGAGTTGGCCGCCGCCGGTGACCTGGTGAAGGGCAAGGCCGGCGGGCGGCCCGTCGCCGTGGTGCGCGGGCTGGCCCATGTCGTGGCCGAGGACCACGGCGAGGGCACCCGGGCGCTGGTCCGGGGCGCGGCCGACGACATGTTCCGGCTGGGCACGTCCGAGGCGGTACGGCTGGCGGTGACCCAGCGGCGTACGGTGCGGGCGTTCACCGACGAGCCCGTGGACCCCGGTGCCGTACGGCGGGCCGTGGCCGCCGCCGTGACCGCGCCCGCGCCGCATCACACGACGCCCTGGCGGTTCGTGCTGCTGGAGTCGGAGGAGTCGCGGGTACGGCTGCTCGACGCCATGCGGGACGCGTGGATCACGGATCTGCGGCGGGACGGGAAGTCAGAGGAGTCCATCGCCAAGCGGGTGCGGCGGGGCGATGTGCTGCGGCACGCGCCGTACCTGGTGGTGCCCTGTCTGGTGATGGACGGCTCGCACACCTACGGGGACCCGCGGCGGGACGCGGCCGAGCGGGAGATGTTCGTCGTCGCGGCCGGGGCCGGGGTGCAGAACTTCCTCGTCGCGCTGGCCGGGGAGCGGCTGGGGTCCGCGTGGGTGTCGTCGACGATGTTCTGCCGCGATGTCGTGCGGGAGGTGCTGGGGCTGCCGGAGGGCTGGGATCCGATGGGGGCCGTGGCGGTGGGGCGGCCGGCGGAGGAACCGCGGGCCCGGAGCGAGCGGGATGCGGGCGCGTTCATCGAGGTTCGGTGA
- a CDS encoding DNA-3-methyladenine glycosylase family protein, which produces MAGRFAPRPTRTTVRGGHVAVPGGVPGPAPAPGRRRTWTPNGPLDLGLVLGPLRRGPGDPTFRMTPDGAVWRSSRTPVGAGTLRVALRGGVVEAEAWGPGGEWLLEQLPSLMGALDEPDVFVPRHRVVAMAWRRRPGLRLTRTGLVLESLIPSVLEQKVTADEAYRAWRLLVRKFGEVAPGPVPGAMSVMPGPREWALIPSWEWHRAGVDDKRASTILRAVRVARRLEEAVGMAPEEARARLELVPGVGVWTSAETVQRSHGAADAVTVGDLHLPGIVGFALAGDRDADDSVMLSLLEPYAGQRHRAARLILLSGRVPARRAPRMPRGDIGRL; this is translated from the coding sequence GTGGCTGGTCGTTTCGCTCCCCGGCCCACGCGTACGACCGTGCGTGGTGGCCATGTCGCCGTGCCCGGTGGGGTGCCTGGGCCGGCACCCGCGCCCGGGCGGCGGCGTACCTGGACGCCGAACGGGCCGCTCGATCTCGGGCTGGTGCTCGGACCGCTGCGGCGAGGGCCCGGCGATCCGACGTTCCGTATGACACCGGACGGGGCCGTGTGGCGGAGCAGTCGTACGCCGGTGGGGGCGGGGACCCTGCGGGTCGCGCTGCGCGGTGGGGTCGTGGAAGCGGAGGCCTGGGGGCCCGGCGGCGAGTGGCTGTTGGAGCAGTTGCCCTCGCTGATGGGGGCGCTCGACGAGCCGGATGTCTTCGTGCCTCGGCATCGGGTGGTGGCCATGGCGTGGCGGCGGCGGCCGGGGTTGCGGCTGACGCGGACCGGGCTGGTGCTGGAGTCGTTGATTCCGTCGGTTCTCGAGCAGAAGGTCACGGCGGACGAGGCGTATCGGGCGTGGCGGTTGCTGGTGCGGAAATTCGGAGAGGTCGCGCCCGGGCCCGTGCCGGGGGCGATGTCCGTGATGCCGGGGCCGAGGGAGTGGGCTCTGATTCCCTCCTGGGAGTGGCATCGGGCCGGGGTCGACGACAAGCGGGCGTCGACGATTCTGCGGGCGGTTCGGGTGGCCCGGCGGCTGGAGGAGGCCGTGGGGATGGCGCCCGAGGAGGCTCGGGCGCGGTTGGAGCTGGTGCCGGGGGTGGGGGTGTGGACCTCGGCGGAGACCGTGCAGCGGAGTCATGGGGCGGCGGATGCGGTGACCGTGGGGGATCTGCATCTGCCGGGGATCGTGGGGTTCGCGTTGGCGGGGGATCGGGATGCGGACGACTCTGTGATGTTGTCGTTGTTGGAGCCGTATGCGGGGCAGCGGCATCGGGCGGCTCGGTTGATCCTGTTGTCGGGGCGGGTGCCTGCGCGGCGGGCGCCCCGGATGCCCCGGGGGGATATCGGGAGGTTGTGA
- a CDS encoding nucleotidyltransferase family protein, protein MTEAILLVGGRGTRLRPLTVHTPKPMVPAAGVPFLTHQLARAKAAGVDHIVLATSYLAEVFEPHFGDGSALGLHLEYVTEEEPLGTGGAIRNAASHLHSGPDDPVLVFNGDILTGLDIRRLVATHEATSADVSLHLTQVTDPRAYGLVPTDETGKVLAFLEKPQTPEEIITDQINAGAYVFRRSVIDTIPAGRPVSVERETFPDLLSAGAHLQGMVDSTYWLDLGTPAAFVRGSADLVLGRAPSPAVPGRCGDRLILPTARVAGDAKLTGGTVVGEGAFVGEGARVSGSTVLAGAVVEPGAVITDSLIGARARIGERSILTGAVIGDGAIIGADNELRSGVRIWCDAQIPTGALRFSSDQ, encoded by the coding sequence GTGACAGAAGCGATTCTCCTGGTCGGCGGCAGAGGCACCCGGCTGCGTCCGCTCACGGTCCACACTCCGAAGCCCATGGTCCCGGCGGCCGGGGTCCCTTTCCTCACCCACCAGTTGGCACGCGCCAAGGCGGCGGGCGTCGACCACATCGTCCTCGCCACCTCCTATCTGGCGGAGGTCTTCGAACCCCACTTCGGCGACGGCTCGGCGCTCGGCCTCCATCTGGAGTACGTCACCGAGGAGGAGCCCCTCGGCACGGGCGGCGCGATCCGCAACGCGGCCTCGCATCTCCACTCGGGCCCCGACGACCCGGTCCTGGTCTTCAACGGCGACATCCTGACCGGCCTGGACATCCGCCGCCTGGTCGCCACACATGAAGCGACGAGCGCGGACGTGTCCCTGCACCTGACCCAGGTGACGGACCCGCGCGCCTACGGCCTGGTCCCCACGGACGAGACGGGCAAGGTCCTCGCGTTCCTGGAGAAGCCCCAGACCCCCGAGGAGATCATCACCGACCAGATCAACGCGGGGGCGTACGTCTTCCGCCGCTCGGTCATCGACACGATCCCGGCTGGCCGCCCGGTCTCGGTGGAACGGGAAACGTTCCCGGACCTCCTCTCGGCCGGAGCCCACCTCCAAGGAATGGTGGACTCCACGTACTGGCTCGACCTCGGCACGCCCGCGGCCTTCGTCCGCGGCTCGGCCGACCTGGTCCTCGGCCGGGCCCCGTCCCCCGCGGTGCCCGGCCGCTGCGGCGACCGCCTGATCCTCCCCACGGCCCGGGTGGCGGGCGACGCGAAACTCACCGGCGGCACGGTGGTGGGCGAGGGCGCCTTCGTGGGCGAGGGCGCGCGCGTCTCGGGCAGCACGGTCCTGGCGGGCGCGGTGGTCGAACCCGGCGCGGTGATCACCGACTCCCTGATCGGCGCCCGGGCCCGTATCGGCGAACGCTCGATCCTCACGGGCGCGGTGATCGGCGACGGCGCGATCATCGGCGCCGACAACGAACTCCGCTCAGGCGTACGCATCTGGTGCGACGCCCAGATCCCGACGGGAGCACTCCGCTTCTCCTCGGACCAGTGA
- a CDS encoding peptidoglycan recognition protein family protein: MRRYRLLASSIGVTCAAALALPAALLTTAVASDRAAPEAPAPVPGNTQSLPLVPRGDDRASGAPEQGLSRRDVRSFSLLGVVWDDPDTELLGRVQVRTRATGTTRWTGWQNVETHNHGHAADPDTAERASGRVRGSTAPLWVGESDGVEVRVRAEARGRTGASGVQMLPNGLRLELVDPGGFAEAAGTSGPKGKGAPEPPGTAPADTPRLGALTAESAAASAVNADLAPLGAAEIPALSRRETAEQVVGLEPGAKPYIGPRPRIVTRRGWGADEKLRERDFRYTTRVSAAFVHHTASGNNYTCAQAPSVIRSIYRYHVVSSGWRDIGYNFLIDKCGNIYEGRAGGVAKPVMGAHTLGFNTNSMGIAVIGSFSTSKPAGAAVKAIAQLTAWKLGLYRADPLGKTYLTSGGGNLYRKGKKVRLNVISGHRDGFATDCPGKRLYGKLGAVRSEAARYQGR; the protein is encoded by the coding sequence ATGCGTAGATATCGACTCCTCGCTTCCTCGATCGGCGTGACCTGCGCGGCGGCCCTCGCACTCCCGGCGGCGCTGCTCACCACTGCCGTTGCTTCCGACCGGGCGGCCCCCGAGGCCCCCGCCCCTGTCCCCGGCAACACCCAGTCGCTCCCCCTGGTCCCGCGCGGCGACGACCGGGCCTCGGGCGCCCCCGAACAGGGGCTGAGCCGCCGGGACGTACGGTCGTTCTCACTCCTCGGCGTCGTCTGGGACGATCCGGACACCGAACTGCTGGGCCGCGTCCAGGTCCGGACGCGCGCGACCGGCACCACCCGCTGGACGGGTTGGCAGAACGTCGAGACGCACAACCACGGGCACGCCGCCGACCCGGACACCGCCGAACGCGCCTCGGGCCGGGTGCGCGGCTCCACCGCCCCGCTGTGGGTGGGCGAATCCGACGGGGTCGAGGTACGCGTCCGCGCGGAGGCCCGGGGCCGTACGGGCGCGTCGGGCGTTCAGATGCTTCCGAACGGACTACGCCTGGAACTGGTCGACCCCGGCGGCTTCGCGGAAGCGGCCGGTACGTCCGGCCCGAAGGGCAAGGGGGCGCCGGAGCCGCCCGGCACCGCACCCGCGGACACCCCGCGCCTCGGCGCGCTGACCGCCGAGTCGGCCGCCGCGTCCGCCGTGAACGCCGATCTCGCGCCACTGGGCGCCGCCGAGATCCCGGCGCTGTCCCGGCGCGAGACGGCGGAGCAGGTCGTGGGGCTGGAGCCCGGGGCGAAGCCGTACATCGGGCCGCGCCCCCGGATCGTCACGCGCCGCGGCTGGGGTGCCGACGAGAAGCTTCGCGAGCGCGACTTCCGCTACACCACGCGGGTCAGCGCGGCCTTCGTGCACCACACGGCCTCGGGGAACAACTACACCTGCGCGCAGGCGCCTTCCGTCATCCGCAGTATCTACCGCTACCACGTGGTGAGCAGCGGCTGGCGCGACATCGGCTACAACTTCCTCATCGACAAGTGCGGAAACATCTACGAGGGGCGCGCGGGCGGTGTGGCCAAGCCGGTGATGGGCGCCCACACGCTCGGGTTCAACACCAACAGCATGGGGATCGCGGTGATCGGCAGTTTCAGCACCTCCAAGCCGGCGGGTGCGGCCGTGAAGGCGATCGCGCAGCTCACCGCCTGGAAACTAGGACTTTACCGGGCGGACCCGCTTGGAAAGACGTACCTGACGTCTGGAGGTGGCAATCTCTACCGAAAAGGTAAGAAGGTACGACTGAACGTGATCTCCGGCCACCGTGACGGGTTCGCGACCGACTGTCCGGGGAAGCGCCTGTACGGAAAACTCGGCGCGGTTCGCTCGGAGGCCGCCCGCTATCAGGGCCGATAG
- a CDS encoding TIGR03089 family protein encodes MTATDRTPADLLRSALAADPARPLVTFYDDATGERVELSVATFANWVAKTANLLQGELSVEPGDRVALLLPAHWQTAVWLLACSSVGVVADVAGDPAAADVVVSGPDTLDAALACRGERVALALRPLGGRFPQPPAGFVDYAVEVPSQGDRFVPYASVDPDEPALIVAGREFSGAEVVERARDEATGLGLTGPGSRLLSGLGYDTWEGLSAGLYAPLATGGSVVLCRHLEQLGEGALDKRIESERVTATSR; translated from the coding sequence GTGACCGCCACCGACCGCACCCCTGCCGACCTGCTGCGATCCGCGCTCGCCGCCGATCCCGCGCGCCCCCTGGTGACCTTCTACGACGACGCCACGGGCGAGCGCGTCGAATTGTCCGTGGCCACCTTCGCCAATTGGGTGGCCAAGACCGCGAATCTGCTCCAGGGCGAGCTGTCCGTGGAGCCCGGCGACCGGGTCGCGCTGCTGCTGCCCGCGCACTGGCAGACGGCCGTGTGGCTGCTCGCCTGTTCGTCCGTGGGTGTCGTCGCGGACGTGGCCGGAGATCCTGCCGCGGCCGACGTCGTGGTCAGCGGGCCGGACACGCTGGACGCTGCGCTGGCGTGCCGCGGGGAGCGGGTCGCGCTCGCGTTGCGGCCGCTGGGCGGGCGGTTCCCCCAGCCCCCGGCCGGGTTCGTCGACTACGCCGTCGAGGTGCCGTCACAGGGTGACCGTTTCGTACCGTATGCCTCCGTCGATCCCGACGAGCCCGCGTTGATCGTGGCCGGGCGGGAGTTCAGCGGGGCGGAGGTCGTGGAGCGGGCGCGGGACGAGGCGACGGGGCTGGGGTTGACCGGGCCGGGGTCCCGGTTGTTGTCGGGGCTGGGGTACGACACGTGGGAAGGGTTGAGCGCCGGGTTGTACGCGCCCCTCGCCACCGGGGGGTCCGTGGTGCTGTGTCGGCATCTTGAGCAGTTGGGAGAGGGCGCGTTGGACAAGCGGATCGAGAGTGAGCGGGTCACCGCGACCTCGCGGTAG
- a CDS encoding LCP family protein yields MGKDRGGARASGPGAGGSAGGQGIVRRRRRRWLRWAGGVTGGLLMVALGLGWAAYEKLDGNITSDHTAADELARYEKERPTSLVRGAQNILLIGSDSRSGDDNGKYGRDSGTERSDTTILLHLAADRHGATAVSLPRDLMVDVPSCRQADGSRTEPTFAMFNSAFQTGGSACTIRTVEKLTDVRVDHHVVVDFSGFKEMVDAVDGVEVCLKEPIDDKAAKLRLPAGKVRLGGEQALGYVRARKTLGDGSDTERMDRQQRFLGALVTKVRSNDVLLNPVKLYPVLDAATSSLTTDPGLASLRALYDLARGMRMIPTERVQFLTVPRKSYAYDRNRDQLVEPEAQQLFARLRSDSPVVVAKELPKERTEKTGRSGSESPARTPESAPTFRGSTAAEDACG; encoded by the coding sequence GTGGGCAAGGACCGAGGTGGGGCCCGCGCGTCCGGGCCCGGTGCGGGTGGGTCGGCCGGTGGGCAGGGGATCGTGCGTCGGCGGCGGCGACGGTGGCTGCGGTGGGCCGGCGGGGTTACCGGCGGCCTGCTGATGGTGGCGCTCGGGCTCGGGTGGGCCGCGTACGAGAAGCTGGACGGGAACATCACGTCCGACCACACGGCGGCGGACGAGCTGGCCCGGTACGAGAAGGAGCGGCCGACCTCGCTGGTGCGGGGCGCGCAGAACATCCTGCTGATCGGGTCGGACTCGCGGTCGGGCGACGACAACGGCAAATACGGGCGGGATTCCGGCACCGAGCGGTCGGACACGACCATCCTCCTGCATCTGGCCGCCGACCGGCACGGCGCGACCGCCGTTTCGCTGCCCCGGGATCTGATGGTGGACGTGCCGAGCTGCCGGCAGGCTGACGGGAGCCGGACCGAGCCGACGTTCGCGATGTTCAACTCCGCGTTCCAGACCGGGGGTTCGGCCTGCACGATCCGTACGGTCGAGAAGCTGACGGACGTTCGTGTCGACCACCACGTCGTCGTGGACTTCAGCGGGTTCAAGGAGATGGTCGACGCGGTCGACGGTGTCGAGGTGTGCCTGAAGGAGCCCATCGACGACAAGGCCGCCAAGCTGCGGCTGCCCGCCGGGAAGGTGCGGCTGGGCGGGGAACAGGCGCTGGGATATGTGCGGGCCCGCAAAACTCTCGGCGACGGCAGCGACACCGAGCGGATGGACCGGCAGCAGCGGTTCCTGGGCGCGCTGGTCACAAAGGTGCGCAGCAACGACGTACTGCTGAACCCGGTGAAGCTCTATCCGGTGCTGGACGCGGCCACCTCCTCGCTCACCACCGACCCGGGGCTGGCGAGTCTGCGTGCCCTCTACGACCTTGCGCGCGGAATGCGCATGATTCCCACGGAAAGGGTGCAATTTCTGACTGTTCCGAGGAAGTCGTACGCCTATGACCGGAATCGGGACCAGCTCGTCGAGCCCGAGGCTCAACAGCTCTTCGCCCGACTCCGGTCGGACTCACCCGTGGTCGTGGCAAAGGAACTCCCAAAGGAACGCACAGAGAAGACCGGGAGGAGCGGATCCGAAAGTCCGGCCCGCACACCCGAATCCGCGCCCACTTTCCGCGGGAGTACGGCCGCGGAGGACGCCTGCGGGTAA
- a CDS encoding LCP family protein translates to MDAQGRGRADDIDPADQWVLNPSTGEYELRLSPSAPQSGVPRPRRAGAAASGGGGRTATTAAAPDTREIPEVVPGPRRRRGAPEEDPLPGRRGGRSKAKPKKKSTGKRILMWTGGTLAFVLVGVSTAGYLYYQHLNDNIDKIPDDGASTGGFSKDRAINLLVIGTDKRTGAGNEKYGDSGSVGHADTTILLHVSKDRTNATAMSIPRDMIVDIPDCETTQADGSKENIQGTTDVRFNTSLGQYGRTPSCTMRTVTELTGIVPDHFMVADFNAVKTLSTAIGGVKVCLEKDIKDEKSKLDLTKGEHVIQGETALSFLRTRYSVGLGSDLSRIKLQQQFLSSMIRQMKSEDTLTSPKKVLSLAEAATDALSVDDNLGDIKKLASLGQEVGKVSTKNITFTTVPVVDNTDGATVLPTPGKAEQLFETIKNDISLTEVKKKAKAKEAAKLKGSRADASEVRVNVYNGGAVAGSAQDTLNWMQNDVGVTKSSQLGNADETLSKTTLAYDPDQADQARKLADLMGLSASALKPGKGNSETNAQGLPAMVLTLGKDFKGAGVPLSGSSAADLDVDKSTADKKTCAS, encoded by the coding sequence GTGGACGCGCAAGGCCGTGGGCGGGCGGACGACATCGACCCCGCAGACCAGTGGGTACTCAACCCGAGCACCGGTGAATACGAACTGCGACTGAGCCCTTCCGCACCGCAATCGGGGGTGCCGAGGCCCCGTCGGGCCGGTGCCGCCGCGAGCGGTGGCGGGGGGCGGACCGCGACGACCGCCGCGGCGCCGGACACCCGGGAGATTCCCGAGGTCGTGCCGGGCCCGCGCCGTCGGCGGGGGGCGCCCGAGGAGGACCCGCTGCCCGGTCGGCGCGGCGGGCGGAGCAAGGCGAAGCCCAAGAAGAAGTCCACCGGCAAGCGGATACTGATGTGGACCGGCGGCACGCTCGCCTTCGTGCTGGTCGGCGTGAGCACCGCGGGCTATCTGTATTACCAGCACCTCAACGACAACATCGACAAGATCCCGGACGACGGGGCGAGCACCGGCGGCTTCAGCAAGGACCGGGCGATCAACCTGCTGGTGATCGGCACGGACAAGCGCACGGGCGCGGGCAACGAGAAGTACGGCGACTCGGGCAGCGTCGGTCACGCGGACACCACGATCCTGCTGCATGTGTCCAAGGACCGGACGAACGCGACCGCGATGAGCATCCCCCGGGACATGATCGTGGACATCCCTGACTGCGAGACCACGCAGGCGGACGGGTCCAAGGAGAACATCCAGGGCACGACCGACGTCCGGTTCAACACGAGCCTCGGCCAGTACGGCCGTACCCCGAGCTGCACGATGCGGACCGTCACGGAGCTGACAGGGATCGTCCCCGACCACTTCATGGTGGCCGACTTCAACGCGGTGAAGACGCTCTCCACGGCCATCGGCGGCGTCAAGGTGTGCCTGGAGAAGGACATCAAGGACGAGAAGTCGAAGCTCGACCTCACCAAGGGCGAGCACGTCATCCAGGGCGAGACGGCTCTGTCGTTCCTGCGCACCCGCTACAGCGTCGGCCTCGGCAGCGACCTGAGCCGGATCAAGCTCCAGCAGCAGTTCCTCAGCTCGATGATCCGGCAGATGAAGTCGGAGGACACGCTCACCAGCCCGAAGAAGGTGCTGAGCCTGGCGGAGGCGGCCACCGACGCGCTGTCCGTGGACGACAACCTCGGCGACATCAAGAAGCTGGCCTCGCTCGGCCAGGAGGTCGGCAAGGTCAGCACGAAGAACATCACCTTCACGACCGTGCCGGTCGTCGACAACACCGACGGCGCGACCGTGCTGCCCACGCCCGGCAAGGCCGAGCAGCTGTTCGAAACGATCAAGAACGACATCTCGCTGACCGAGGTGAAGAAGAAGGCCAAGGCGAAGGAGGCCGCGAAGCTCAAGGGCTCGCGCGCCGACGCCTCCGAGGTCCGGGTCAACGTCTACAACGGCGGGGCCGTCGCCGGCAGCGCACAGGACACTCTTAACTGGATGCAGAATGATGTCGGCGTCACGAAGTCGAGCCAGCTCGGCAACGCCGACGAGACGCTGTCCAAGACGACCCTCGCGTACGATCCCGACCAGGCCGACCAGGCACGCAAGCTGGCCGATCTCATGGGACTGTCCGCGTCGGCGCTGAAGCCCGGCAAGGGCAACAGCGAGACCAACGCACAGGGGCTGCCCGCGATGGTGCTGACCCTGGGCAAGGACTTCAAGGGCGCGGGGGTGCCCCTGAGCGGGTCCTCGGCGGCCGATCTGGACGTCGACAAGAGCACCGCGGACAAGAAAACCTGCGCCAGTTGA